One window from the genome of Penaeus monodon isolate SGIC_2016 chromosome 4, NSTDA_Pmon_1, whole genome shotgun sequence encodes:
- the LOC119598535 gene encoding cuticle protein AMP4-like has translation MKTAVILALVSVAMAAKLPTEDLPVAIVRSSQVNPDENGAHSSDFEAENGIVFQFSGKEAEDGGANMVGYFAYPQEDGSLAEVKFVADENGFQPESSLLPVAPAFPHPIPQFVLDQIEFARLEDERKALEDEE, from the exons ATGAAGACC GCCGTCATCCTCGCCCTTGTCTCTGTGGCCATGGCCGCCAAACTGCCCACCGAGGACCTTCCTGTGGCCATCGTGAGGAGCAGCCAAGTGAACCCCGACGAGAACGGCGCCCACAGCTCCGACTTCGAGGCCGAGAACGGCATCGTGTTCCAGTTCTCAGGCAAAGAGGCTGAAGATGGCGGCGCCAACATGGTCGGATACTTCGC CTACCCCCAGGAGGACGGCTCTCTAGCCGAAGTCAAGTTCGTGGCcgacgagaacggcttccagcccgAGTCGTCCCTCCTGCCCgtggcccccgccttcccccaccccatcccccagttcgtcctcgaccagatcgagtTCGCCCGCCTCGAGGACGAGCGCAAGGCCCTTGAGGATGAAGAGTAG
- the LOC119598543 gene encoding cuticle protein AMP4-like, producing the protein MKTAVILALVSVAMAAKLPTEDLPVAIVRSSQVNPDENGAHSSDFEAENGIVFQFSGKEAEDGGANMVGYFAYPQEDGSLAEVKFVANENGFQPESSLLPVAPAFPHPIPQFVLDQIEFARLEDERKALEDESEE; encoded by the exons ATGAAGACC GCCGTCATCCTCGCCCTTGTCTCTGTGGCCATGGCCGCCAAACTTCCCACCGAGGACCTTCCTGTGGCCATCGTGAGGAGCAGCCAAGTGAACCCCGACGAGAATGGCGCCCACAGCTCCGACTTCGAGGCCGAGAACGGCATCGTGTTCCAGTTCTCCGGCAAAGAGGCTGAAGATGGCGGCGCCAACATGGTCGGATACTTTGC CTACCCCCAGGAGGACGGCTCTCTGGCCGAAGTGAAGTTCGTGGCCaacgagaacggcttccagcccgAGTCGTCCCTCCTGCCCgtggcccccgccttcccccaccccatcccccagttcgtcctcgaccagatcgagtTCGCCCGCCTCGAGGACGAGCGCAAGGCCCTTGAGGATGAAAGTGAAGAATAG